From one Desulfurobacterium thermolithotrophum DSM 11699 genomic stretch:
- a CDS encoding energy transducer TonB: MEENFADNYEKEAGNEEDKDKIINPLNETVSDNYNSGNNGSNDSHNGIEKEVGIDSVIDKYRLIVISEIKRNRYYPIIAKRMEIEGTVTLGLTIEKNGKLKKVSIVSSSGSKILDRAAIKTAKKCNFPPFPPELLKEKIEFKVKLIYRLLETAE, encoded by the coding sequence ATGGAAGAAAACTTTGCAGATAATTATGAGAAAGAAGCAGGCAATGAAGAAGATAAGGATAAAATTATAAATCCATTGAACGAAACAGTTTCTGATAATTATAACAGTGGCAATAATGGTAGTAATGACTCCCACAACGGCATTGAAAAAGAAGTCGGAATTGATTCTGTCATTGATAAGTACAGATTAATTGTAATTTCGGAAATAAAGAGAAATAGATACTATCCTATTATAGCAAAGAGGATGGAGATAGAGGGAACTGTTACACTTGGATTAACAATAGAAAAAAACGGAAAACTAAAGAAAGTTAGTATTGTTTCCTCTTCTGGATCAAAAATCCTTGATAGAGCAGCAATTAAGACGGCAAAAAAATGTAATTTTCCTCCTTTCCCACCAGAACTTTTAAAAGAAAAGATTGAATTTAAAGTAAAACTCATTTACAGGTTACTTGAAACTGCTGAATAG
- a CDS encoding NifB/NifX family molybdenum-iron cluster-binding protein: MIVAIPVEKDRIRVTNLFGPAPGFMIINTDTGEKKFINNVYACGGCKEGCIEGKNAADLLAEQKVEALLIEKISEAPFLKLLQKGIVVYELPLGTQTVDEALSLFKEGKTKVLYISST; the protein is encoded by the coding sequence ATGATAGTTGCCATACCCGTTGAAAAAGATAGAATAAGAGTAACAAATCTGTTTGGCCCTGCACCGGGATTTATGATTATCAATACTGACACAGGAGAAAAGAAATTCATAAATAATGTTTACGCGTGTGGAGGTTGTAAGGAAGGATGTATAGAAGGAAAAAATGCTGCTGATCTCCTTGCAGAACAGAAAGTAGAAGCTTTGCTCATAGAAAAAATTTCCGAAGCACCTTTCTTGAAACTCCTGCAAAAAGGGATTGTAGTTTACGAACTACCATTGGGAACCCAAACGGTTGACGAAGCTTTAAGCCTTTTTAAAGAAGGAAAAACGAAGGTGCTATATATAAGCTCAACTTGA
- the def gene encoding peptide deformylase: MIREIRIYPDDVLKKKAEVVTEFNEELEQLVNDMFETMYKRGGVGLAANQIGILKKVVVIDLHSGKEKQGKEQIILINPEIVALEGEEVKEEGCLSLPGLYKKVKRAAYAKVKAQNLKGEEFIIEGEGLLARAFQHEIDHLNGIVFIDRLSPLQRRLALEKYKKLKRKYERKMTSQK, from the coding sequence ATGATTAGGGAAATACGCATTTATCCAGATGATGTTCTGAAGAAAAAGGCTGAAGTAGTAACAGAATTTAACGAGGAACTCGAACAGCTTGTAAATGATATGTTTGAAACAATGTATAAAAGAGGTGGTGTTGGACTTGCTGCAAATCAAATAGGTATTTTAAAAAAAGTTGTTGTCATAGATCTTCATTCTGGAAAAGAAAAACAAGGAAAAGAACAGATTATTCTTATAAATCCTGAGATAGTTGCACTTGAAGGAGAAGAAGTAAAAGAGGAAGGATGCCTTTCCCTACCTGGACTCTACAAAAAGGTAAAAAGGGCTGCATATGCAAAAGTTAAGGCTCAAAATCTAAAAGGTGAAGAATTTATCATAGAAGGAGAAGGTCTTCTTGCAAGAGCTTTTCAGCATGAAATCGACCATCTCAATGGAATTGTTTTTATAGATAGGCTTTCTCCTCTTCAAAGAAGACTTGCTCTTGAGAAATACAAGAAACTTAAGAGGAAGTACGAAAGAAAGATGACTTCTCAAAAATAG
- a CDS encoding sugar phosphate isomerase/epimerase family protein yields the protein MKIVGHVSGSELLKGFDTVRKIIELDIGVELQLTSKILDSFTLKEYGKLRKLAQTKPITVHAPFLDLNPGATDRYVLEATRKRFEETLIAAKVLEAEVIVFHTGFHPAKIYPIYDTWLKTAIETFRYIAERSSCKIALENVFDEVPDHLERLLKELPENVGVCIDIGHLNLFSEKPIELWIEKFKGRIFEFHIHDNNGKKDEHTVVGNGTFDFDTFFKLLEKIPNSYIFNLENKRPEDVEESLRRILDD from the coding sequence ATGAAAATTGTCGGACATGTTTCGGGAAGTGAATTACTTAAAGGGTTTGATACTGTCAGAAAGATAATTGAACTTGATATTGGAGTAGAACTTCAGTTAACGTCTAAGATACTTGATTCTTTCACTCTAAAAGAGTACGGGAAACTGCGTAAATTAGCTCAAACTAAACCCATAACGGTTCATGCTCCTTTCTTAGATCTAAATCCAGGAGCTACCGATAGGTACGTTTTAGAAGCTACAAGAAAAAGGTTTGAAGAAACTCTTATTGCCGCAAAAGTATTAGAAGCTGAAGTTATTGTTTTCCATACTGGTTTTCATCCAGCTAAAATTTATCCAATCTATGATACATGGTTAAAAACTGCCATCGAAACATTTAGATACATAGCGGAAAGAAGTTCCTGTAAAATTGCACTTGAGAATGTCTTCGATGAAGTTCCAGACCACCTTGAAAGACTCCTCAAGGAACTTCCTGAAAACGTAGGAGTATGTATAGACATAGGACACCTTAACCTTTTTTCAGAAAAACCTATAGAACTTTGGATAGAAAAATTTAAAGGTCGTATTTTCGAGTTTCACATTCACGATAATAATGGAAAAAAGGATGAGCATACAGTTGTAGGGAATGGAACTTTTGACTTTGATACTTTCTTTAAACTCTTAGAAAAGATACCTAATAGCTATATATTTAACCTTGAAAATAAAAGACCTGAGGATGTAGAAGAGAGCTTAAGGAGGATTTTAGATGATTAG
- the metG gene encoding methionine--tRNA ligase has product MEKFYVTTPIYYVNDIPHLGHAYTTTAADIVARFNRFLGRDVFFLTGTDEHGQKIQQAAEKRGMTPKEFVDTLVPKFKELWEKLNISYDHFIRTTDPEHIKAVQYIFKKCYENGDIYLGEYEGWYCIPCETYHTEKELLEGKYCPMCKREVVRVKEESYFFRLSKYQDRLLEFYEENPDFIAPEFRRNEVINFVKQGLKDLSISRTSFTWGIPVPINEKHVIYVWFDALTNYLTAVGYPDNMDKVNHYWPADLHLVGKDILRFHTVYWPAFLMSAGLEIPKRVFAHGWWTVNGEKMSKSKGNVANPFEIIEKFGVDQVRFFLFREVSFGLDGDFTYEKLVGRINGELANDLGNLFNRTLSMLKKYRKSIVPEPKGAEDELDVELKNKAIATAARLKELIPKAELTRALEEIWQFVSFVNFYIDRRAPWSLNKEGKEELDRVLYNMVEALRFITAFVYPYMPSSAEKMAEMLKLGKKAESLRISEFEDWGGIKPGTELEKGGILFPRIEYDSETGEVSIAKTKKGK; this is encoded by the coding sequence GTGGAAAAATTTTATGTTACAACTCCTATTTACTACGTAAATGATATCCCTCATTTAGGGCATGCATATACAACAACTGCCGCAGACATTGTTGCAAGATTTAATAGGTTTCTTGGAAGAGATGTTTTCTTTCTTACAGGAACTGATGAACATGGTCAAAAAATACAACAAGCTGCTGAAAAAAGAGGAATGACTCCAAAAGAGTTTGTTGATACTTTGGTTCCAAAATTTAAAGAGCTCTGGGAAAAACTTAACATCTCCTATGACCACTTTATAAGAACAACAGACCCTGAACACATAAAAGCTGTTCAATACATCTTTAAGAAATGTTACGAAAATGGAGATATATATCTTGGAGAGTACGAAGGATGGTACTGTATTCCGTGTGAAACCTATCATACCGAGAAAGAGCTCTTAGAAGGAAAGTACTGTCCTATGTGTAAAAGAGAAGTTGTAAGAGTCAAAGAGGAAAGTTATTTCTTTAGGCTTAGCAAGTATCAAGATAGACTTTTAGAGTTTTATGAAGAAAATCCAGACTTTATAGCTCCTGAATTTAGAAGAAACGAGGTAATTAACTTTGTTAAACAGGGACTTAAGGATTTATCAATAAGCAGAACGAGTTTTACCTGGGGAATTCCCGTTCCTATTAACGAAAAACATGTTATCTATGTTTGGTTTGATGCGCTTACTAACTACTTAACGGCAGTTGGTTATCCTGATAATATGGATAAGGTAAACCATTATTGGCCTGCTGACCTCCATCTTGTTGGAAAGGATATTCTCAGATTCCATACCGTTTATTGGCCTGCTTTCTTAATGTCTGCTGGACTTGAAATTCCAAAAAGAGTTTTTGCTCATGGTTGGTGGACTGTTAACGGTGAAAAGATGAGCAAATCCAAAGGGAATGTTGCTAATCCGTTTGAAATTATTGAAAAATTTGGCGTTGATCAGGTAAGGTTCTTCTTATTTAGGGAAGTTTCTTTTGGACTGGACGGTGATTTTACGTATGAAAAGCTTGTTGGAAGGATAAACGGAGAGTTAGCAAACGACCTTGGAAATCTTTTTAATAGAACTCTTTCAATGCTCAAAAAGTACAGAAAAAGTATTGTTCCTGAGCCAAAGGGAGCAGAAGACGAATTAGATGTTGAGTTGAAAAACAAAGCTATTGCAACCGCTGCAAGACTAAAGGAGCTCATTCCGAAAGCAGAACTCACAAGAGCTCTTGAAGAAATTTGGCAGTTTGTTTCATTTGTAAACTTTTATATCGATAGGAGAGCTCCTTGGAGTTTAAATAAAGAAGGAAAAGAGGAACTTGATAGAGTTCTCTACAACATGGTCGAAGCATTAAGGTTCATAACTGCGTTTGTATATCCTTATATGCCTTCTTCTGCTGAAAAGATGGCTGAGATGCTAAAACTTGGTAAAAAAGCTGAAAGCTTAAGAATTTCTGAATTTGAAGATTGGGGTGGAATAAAGCCAGGAACAGAGCTTGAAAAAGGTGGTATTCTATTTCCAAGAATTGAGTATGATTCTGAAACTGGAGAGGTTTCAATAGCCAAGACAAAGAAAGGCAAATAA
- a CDS encoding ADP-ribosylglycohydrolase family protein translates to METLYEKIKGATLGAAIGDALGTLVEEMDRDTVKKAYGGAIIGFTEPSPLSVCPYLKKGQYSHETQIFLLALEVFAEKGRFDEELYINKLIEWVKDEKSHRYPAGSHINAALAYASGADGAEARVKSADIDGAIPALAAGIFRWDSSYESYEEGAKIASITHNDETLIDTAGVLAVAASEVIGGRVILSTKEDRIGFVEVLRSFAQTEIVRAYLDMVTQVILKGIESIDDLIVLLGNGSFAPEAFSIALFIAMENNNSYRKGVLKAVNSYGDFGGDTDAIAFITGGLIGGYLGVSAIPQDWLNCLENSNYFDLILRKLMDKF, encoded by the coding sequence ATGGAAACATTATATGAAAAGATAAAAGGAGCTACCTTAGGAGCTGCTATTGGAGATGCACTTGGAACTTTAGTAGAAGAAATGGATAGGGATACTGTAAAAAAAGCTTATGGAGGAGCAATCATAGGATTTACAGAACCATCTCCTTTATCAGTCTGTCCTTATCTTAAAAAAGGACAGTACTCCCATGAAACGCAAATCTTTCTTTTAGCTTTAGAAGTTTTTGCTGAAAAAGGACGATTTGATGAAGAGCTCTATATAAACAAACTAATAGAATGGGTAAAAGATGAGAAATCTCACAGATATCCTGCAGGTTCTCACATAAATGCAGCTCTTGCCTATGCTAGTGGAGCAGATGGAGCTGAAGCTCGAGTAAAAAGTGCAGATATTGACGGAGCAATTCCAGCCCTTGCAGCAGGAATTTTTAGATGGGATAGTAGTTACGAGTCTTACGAAGAGGGAGCAAAAATAGCTTCTATAACTCACAACGACGAAACTCTTATAGACACAGCAGGAGTTTTAGCAGTTGCAGCTTCAGAAGTTATTGGAGGAAGAGTAATTTTAAGCACAAAAGAAGACAGAATAGGTTTTGTTGAAGTTCTTAGAAGCTTTGCTCAAACAGAAATAGTAAGAGCATATCTTGACATGGTTACTCAGGTAATTCTAAAGGGAATTGAAAGCATAGACGATTTAATAGTGTTGCTTGGAAACGGAAGTTTCGCTCCAGAAGCTTTTTCTATAGCACTTTTTATAGCTATGGAAAATAATAATAGCTATAGAAAAGGCGTTCTTAAAGCAGTTAATTCTTATGGTGATTTTGGTGGGGATACAGATGCTATAGCTTTTATTACTGGTGGTCTTATAGGCGGATATTTAGGAGTTTCAGCTATTCCTCAAGATTGGTTAAATTGTTTAGAAAACAGCAATTATTTTGATTTAATACTAAGAAAACTCATGGATAAATTTTAA
- a CDS encoding peptidyl-prolyl cis-trans isomerase, whose product MKRLLTAATVIFLISSCSHSNHSDNVSNKEEKVCTSETPLAKVDGKTITVAYYKGIEDTIPEWVINRYYSGEEGKENLLKKIIDRQLILLSAQDEGIFEKPNVKKRIESFKIRQLAYRYLNSQVGEVKVSDEEVKKAIEKYYKGKKVTPELEKAVRINLEAQKFQSKRNEILKNIENKIEFKEKKSYKPNDVVATYNGITIYYKDIEPIIPKNMPKERLKEAVTYYVLSKLAQKEGIDKKTDFQLTYNRLLEDLAVKDFEKKILSKVKVTDKEIKEYYEKHKSELKTPERADIEVFEFSDENKAKKALLDIEKGKSPKEVIPKNVYSTGKEWKVTSADIDRNPVSALVFKEKNKNVNVLVMPDGRALLIVVKKRYPAGTLPYGDAYSQIKRMLTSEKARKLAEKEIEKLKEKYGVKIFKENLKCVE is encoded by the coding sequence ATGAAAAGGCTTCTAACCGCTGCTACAGTTATCTTTCTTATATCAAGCTGTTCTCACTCTAATCACTCAGACAACGTTTCCAATAAGGAAGAAAAGGTTTGTACTTCAGAAACACCACTTGCTAAGGTTGACGGAAAAACAATAACTGTTGCTTACTATAAAGGTATTGAAGATACAATTCCTGAGTGGGTTATTAATAGATATTACTCTGGCGAAGAAGGAAAAGAAAACTTATTGAAGAAAATAATTGATAGACAACTGATACTTTTATCTGCTCAAGATGAAGGAATTTTTGAAAAACCAAACGTAAAGAAGAGGATAGAAAGCTTCAAAATAAGGCAACTTGCCTATAGATATTTGAACTCTCAAGTTGGAGAAGTAAAAGTTTCAGACGAAGAAGTTAAAAAAGCTATAGAAAAATATTATAAAGGGAAAAAAGTCACTCCAGAACTTGAGAAAGCAGTTAGGATAAATCTTGAGGCTCAAAAGTTTCAGTCAAAGAGAAACGAAATTCTAAAGAATATAGAAAATAAAATTGAGTTTAAAGAGAAGAAGAGTTACAAGCCAAACGATGTTGTTGCCACTTATAATGGAATAACCATTTACTATAAGGATATAGAACCTATTATTCCTAAAAACATGCCAAAAGAAAGACTTAAAGAAGCAGTTACATACTATGTTCTTTCAAAATTGGCACAAAAAGAAGGAATTGATAAAAAGACAGATTTCCAGCTAACTTATAATAGATTACTTGAGGATCTTGCTGTAAAAGACTTCGAGAAAAAAATCTTATCAAAAGTTAAAGTCACTGATAAAGAAATTAAAGAATACTACGAAAAGCATAAATCTGAGCTTAAAACTCCCGAAAGAGCAGACATAGAAGTTTTTGAGTTTTCAGATGAAAATAAGGCTAAAAAAGCTCTTTTGGATATCGAAAAAGGAAAATCTCCAAAAGAAGTAATACCTAAGAATGTTTATTCTACCGGTAAAGAATGGAAGGTAACATCTGCTGATATTGACAGAAATCCTGTTTCTGCTCTCGTTTTTAAAGAAAAGAATAAAAATGTCAACGTTCTTGTAATGCCAGATGGAAGAGCTCTTTTAATAGTTGTTAAGAAAAGATATCCAGCAGGAACTCTTCCTTATGGTGATGCTTACTCTCAAATTAAGAGAATGCTTACGTCTGAAAAAGCAAGAAAGTTAGCTGAGAAGGAAATTGAAAAACTTAAAGAAAAGTATGGTGTAAAGATATTCAAAGAAAATCTTAAATGTGTTGAGTAA
- a CDS encoding M16 family metallopeptidase, with product MLIRKLDNGVTCAIRERKDLNSVTVSVWIRTGAAFEDDKTRGIAHFLEHMMFNGTENFPPGYIDKEVELLGGEINAATSYDYTYYYINLPYEHGEKAVELISELVLHPLFNNEMLEKERPIVLEEIARSKDNPQEIFLETFMEKLYKRAPYRYPILGFKETVSSFSINDFKTFYEKFYTPERITVSIAGKVNTEKIFEIVEKNFGKIQRDSIVVEPEIEEARVTAETFEVCHPAVAVPNLIFGWRLPPCSREDVYFEILDSLLSSGRSSILYQELRETGIAYAAYSNYQNLLFGSNFSIVVITDKVEESKKAVKKLVEKIVSVSEDEFEFAKAKLFKGEIFGRESGEAEADAIGYALTVMRDADYYNKFFEDLKNVDFKTFKEKISFLLEEPLIGILKGE from the coding sequence ATGTTAATTAGAAAACTAGATAATGGTGTTACATGCGCTATCAGGGAAAGAAAAGATCTTAATTCTGTAACTGTTAGTGTTTGGATAAGAACAGGAGCAGCTTTCGAAGATGACAAAACAAGAGGAATTGCTCATTTTTTAGAACATATGATGTTTAACGGAACAGAAAACTTTCCTCCAGGTTACATTGATAAAGAAGTAGAGCTCTTAGGCGGAGAAATTAATGCTGCAACTTCCTACGATTATACTTATTACTACATAAATCTTCCTTACGAACATGGAGAAAAGGCTGTTGAACTAATTTCAGAGCTCGTTCTACACCCTCTCTTTAATAATGAAATGCTTGAGAAAGAAAGACCAATAGTTCTTGAGGAGATTGCAAGAAGTAAAGATAATCCTCAAGAAATATTTTTAGAAACATTTATGGAAAAACTTTATAAAAGAGCTCCTTATAGATATCCAATTTTAGGTTTTAAGGAGACTGTTAGTTCATTTTCGATTAATGATTTTAAAACTTTTTATGAAAAGTTCTACACTCCCGAAAGGATAACTGTTTCAATAGCAGGAAAGGTAAACACAGAAAAAATTTTTGAAATTGTTGAAAAAAATTTTGGAAAGATTCAAAGAGATTCTATAGTAGTTGAACCAGAGATTGAAGAAGCTAGGGTAACTGCAGAAACTTTTGAGGTTTGTCATCCAGCAGTTGCAGTTCCGAATCTTATTTTTGGCTGGAGATTACCTCCATGTAGTAGAGAAGATGTCTACTTTGAAATACTTGACTCTCTTCTTTCTTCAGGAAGAAGCAGTATTCTCTATCAAGAGTTGAGAGAAACAGGTATAGCTTATGCAGCATATTCAAATTATCAAAATCTTTTATTTGGTTCAAACTTTTCCATAGTAGTAATAACAGATAAAGTAGAAGAAAGCAAAAAAGCTGTTAAAAAATTAGTGGAAAAAATTGTTTCTGTTTCGGAAGATGAGTTTGAGTTTGCAAAAGCGAAACTTTTTAAAGGAGAGATATTTGGTAGAGAAAGTGGAGAAGCAGAAGCTGACGCTATTGGTTATGCTTTAACTGTTATGAGAGATGCTGATTACTACAATAAATTCTTTGAAGACCTAAAAAACGTAGATTTCAAAACTTTTAAAGAGAAAATTTCTTTTCTATTAGAAGAACCTCTTATTGGAATTTTGAAAGGAGAGTAA
- a CDS encoding DUF2250 domain-containing protein — protein sequence MSDKKKSKRILDELDIKILYYIYKVGPAYIKKLCQRLQEDFDIIRKHIKKLEQLGYLERVSGRIVEYRIDRKNKVTKHRNHTYYNVTRKGRHFIRNIEIDVTVDLKPPYKRT from the coding sequence ATGTCTGATAAAAAGAAAAGCAAGAGAATATTAGACGAATTAGATATAAAAATTCTGTACTACATTTATAAAGTTGGACCAGCGTATATTAAGAAGTTATGTCAACGATTACAAGAAGATTTTGATATTATTCGAAAACATATCAAGAAATTAGAACAATTAGGTTATCTTGAACGTGTTTCAGGAAGAATAGTAGAATATCGTATTGACCGTAAAAATAAAGTTACTAAACATAGAAATCATACTTATTATAATGTAACTCGCAAAGGACGGCATTTTATTCGTAATATTGAAATAGACGTTACTGTAGATTTAAAACCACCCTATAAACGAACTTGA
- a CDS encoding pyrroline-5-carboxylate reductase family protein: MVKKTMGFIGGGRITRIILEGLRKGGYKIHEGTVVSDIDIKTLNELKEKFPEISVSFNDNSQPASKEIVFIALPLKVADEVFKEIKDYLNPDSIVVSLVPKISIAKISKSLNGIKEIVRMVPNAPSIINEGYNPVCFSPFFTKEEKIELLSLFSILGACPEVSEEKLEAYTVLTAVGPTYFWFQLYHLHKLAKSFGLSEQEAEDAILNTIKGTVDTMYKSKLSPEEVMDLVAIKPLEDVEEDIKNMYSSRLKSLFRSLKD, translated from the coding sequence ATGGTGAAGAAAACAATGGGATTTATTGGAGGAGGAAGAATTACTCGAATTATTTTAGAAGGACTGAGAAAAGGAGGTTATAAAATTCATGAAGGAACTGTTGTAAGTGATATAGATATAAAAACATTGAATGAGTTAAAAGAAAAATTTCCTGAAATAAGTGTGTCTTTTAATGATAATAGTCAGCCAGCCTCAAAAGAAATCGTTTTTATTGCTCTTCCTCTCAAAGTAGCTGATGAAGTTTTCAAAGAAATAAAAGATTATTTAAATCCAGACTCAATAGTTGTTTCTCTTGTACCCAAAATTAGCATAGCAAAGATATCCAAAAGTCTTAATGGGATTAAGGAAATAGTCCGTATGGTACCTAATGCTCCCTCCATAATAAATGAAGGGTATAATCCTGTATGTTTTTCTCCGTTCTTTACAAAAGAGGAAAAGATTGAGCTACTTTCTTTATTTAGTATTCTAGGAGCATGTCCTGAAGTTTCCGAAGAAAAACTAGAAGCGTATACGGTCTTAACTGCAGTAGGTCCAACTTATTTTTGGTTTCAACTATATCACCTACATAAACTTGCTAAATCATTTGGATTGAGTGAGCAAGAAGCAGAAGATGCGATATTGAACACAATTAAAGGTACAGTAGATACTATGTACAAATCTAAATTATCACCAGAGGAAGTTATGGATTTGGTGGCGATTAAACCATTGGAAGATGTAGAAGAAGATATAAAAAATATGTATAGCTCAAGACTTAAAAGTTTATTTCGAAGTTTAAAAGATTGA
- a CDS encoding cupin domain-containing protein, producing the protein MAFFYKKKEIKFEPHPKFEGVGFALLIDGKKDPRLSVSMLAIEPGVEIPIHIHETQADSIYVLEGKGEVYINGEWQEIDAGDYVLIPPGEKHGVRSTGSIPLKLFIVHTPPLF; encoded by the coding sequence ATGGCTTTCTTTTACAAGAAAAAGGAAATCAAATTTGAACCTCATCCCAAGTTTGAGGGCGTAGGCTTTGCACTTCTCATTGATGGAAAGAAAGATCCACGACTCAGTGTTTCTATGCTTGCTATAGAACCTGGGGTGGAAATCCCTATTCATATTCATGAGACTCAAGCAGATTCCATCTATGTACTTGAAGGAAAAGGTGAAGTTTACATTAATGGAGAATGGCAGGAGATCGATGCTGGGGACTATGTCCTAATTCCTCCTGGAGAAAAACACGGAGTGCGTAGCACAGGTTCTATACCTCTTAAACTTTTTATTGTGCATACTCCGCCTCTTTTTTAG
- the murD gene encoding UDP-N-acetylmuramoyl-L-alanine--D-glutamate ligase — MKAVVLGKGKSGKAAAELLEKKGYKVILYDDKEPTKLPDFPDLVVKSPGIPSYHSVVVSYKKKGIEVIGEIELAYRYFKGKIISITGTNGKSTTTALIYQVLKEAGYKTFIGGNFGIPFSSFAEETTDDSITVLELSSFQIEDLKDFRSSISIILNITPDHMNRYKSFEEYVKAKLKLLGHSEFCILNQDDPVLRNLNRENFFFFSRKRKADAFFEKGKIFCKDFKIEVELLPLKGIHNVENYMGALLALKKLKLSNEKILNGFKTFYGLPHRTELVAEINGIKFINDSKSTNVDSLKKALESYEDIILIAGGSDKGLDFSSLRKLVRERVKGIVAIGETAEQFKKTFSDIVDVRISDNIFQAVKTAYKLASSGDVVLLSPGCASFDMFKNFEDRGEKFREAVKLLEEKIAG, encoded by the coding sequence ATGAAAGCTGTTGTTCTTGGAAAAGGAAAAAGCGGAAAGGCTGCAGCAGAGCTCCTTGAAAAAAAAGGTTACAAAGTTATTCTATATGACGATAAAGAACCTACTAAACTTCCAGACTTTCCAGATCTTGTAGTTAAATCTCCAGGAATCCCATCTTACCATTCGGTCGTTGTTTCATACAAGAAAAAAGGTATTGAAGTGATTGGAGAAATTGAACTTGCCTATCGTTACTTTAAAGGAAAGATTATTTCTATAACTGGAACAAATGGAAAAAGTACAACTACAGCTTTAATTTATCAAGTTCTTAAAGAAGCTGGTTACAAAACTTTCATAGGTGGTAATTTTGGAATACCTTTTTCCTCTTTTGCTGAGGAAACAACTGACGACTCAATAACAGTCCTGGAACTTTCAAGTTTTCAAATTGAAGATTTGAAAGATTTTCGTTCTTCCATTTCTATTATCCTCAATATAACACCTGATCACATGAACAGGTATAAAAGCTTTGAAGAATACGTAAAAGCAAAGTTAAAGCTTTTAGGCCATTCTGAGTTTTGTATTTTAAATCAAGATGATCCAGTCTTAAGAAATTTAAATAGAGAAAACTTTTTCTTTTTTAGTAGAAAAAGGAAAGCAGATGCCTTTTTTGAAAAGGGAAAAATCTTTTGCAAGGATTTTAAAATAGAAGTAGAATTATTGCCTCTAAAAGGGATTCACAATGTAGAAAACTACATGGGAGCTCTCTTAGCTCTTAAAAAGCTAAAACTTTCAAACGAAAAAATTTTAAACGGATTTAAAACTTTTTATGGACTTCCACATCGGACAGAGCTCGTTGCTGAAATCAACGGTATAAAGTTTATAAACGATTCAAAGTCTACAAATGTTGACTCTCTAAAAAAAGCACTTGAAAGCTACGAAGATATTATCCTTATAGCCGGTGGAAGTGATAAAGGACTGGATTTTTCTTCTTTACGAAAACTTGTCAGAGAAAGAGTAAAAGGGATAGTTGCAATTGGAGAAACTGCAGAACAATTTAAAAAGACTTTTTCTGATATTGTTGATGTAAGAATAAGTGATAATATCTTTCAAGCGGTTAAAACTGCTTATAAACTTGCATCTTCTGGCGATGTAGTTTTGCTTTCCCCAGGATGTGCTAGTTTTGATATGTTTAAAAACTTTGAGGATAGAGGTGAAAAATTTAGAGAAGCTGTAAAACTTTTGGAGGAAAAGATTGCAGGATAA